The Quercus robur chromosome 7, dhQueRobu3.1, whole genome shotgun sequence genome has a segment encoding these proteins:
- the LOC126691836 gene encoding 60S ribosomal protein L12: MPPKLDPSQVVDVYVRVTGGEVGAASSLAPKIGPLGLSPKKIGEDIAKETAKDWKGLRVTVKLTVQNRQAKVSVVPSAAALVIKALKEPERDRKKTKNIKHNGNISLDDVIEIAKVMKPRSMAKDLSGTVKEILGTCVSVGCTVDGKDPKDLQQEITDGDVEVPLD, translated from the coding sequence ATGCCTCCAAAGCTCGATCCCTCACAGGTGGTGGACGTGTACGTCCGAGTCACCGGAGGTGAGGTCGGAGCGGCGAGTTCACTCGCTCCGAAGATCGGTCCACTGGGTCTTTCCCCGAAGAAGATCGGAGAAGACATAGCGAAGGAAACCGCCAAGGACTGGAAGGGCCTCCGCGTAACGGTCAAGCTAACGGTCCAGAACCGTCAGGCCAAGGTGTCCGTGGTGCCCTCCGCCGCCGCGCTGGTCATCAAGGCGCTGAAGGAGCCGGAGCGCGACCggaagaagacgaagaacatCAAGCACAACGGTAACATCTCGCTCGACGACGTCATCGAGATCGCTAAGGTGATGAAGCCTAGGTCTATGGCGAAGGATCTTAGTGGGACCGTGAAGGAGATTCTGGGAACTTGTGTCTCTGTTGGGTGTACTGTTGATGGTAAGGACCCTAAGGATTTGCAGCAAGAGATCACTGATGGTGATGTTGAGGTTCCTTTAGATTGA
- the LOC126691837 gene encoding uncharacterized protein LOC126691837 — MATWKSFHAQPSYNNIYSSTSSESDNNINNNPVASDSHFEFDEADVWNSNHVSPLETKKTLPTPRQPKKVTRKRDIGDRTMVASTSLPMEIPDWSKILKDDYRDHRKRDSDEDVVVDDDDEHEDQDYRFPPHEYLARTRGASFSVHEGKGRTLKGMDLRRVRNAIWEKVGFEG, encoded by the coding sequence ATGGCAACTTGGAAAAGTTTCCATGCACAACCCAGTTACAACAACATCTACTCATCAACCAGTTCGGAGAGTgacaacaacatcaacaacaatccAGTTGCCTCCGACAGTCACTTCGAGTTTGATGAAGCTGATGTTTGGAATTCCAATCATGTCTCACCACTTGAGACAAAGAAAACACTGCCAACTCCTCGGCAACCTAAGAAAGTGACTAGGAAGAGGGACATAGGGGACAGGACCATGGTGGCATCAACATCATTGCCTATGGAGATACCGGACTGGTCGAAGATTCTTAAAGATGACTATAGAGACCATAGAAAGAGAGACAGTGATGAAgatgttgttgttgatgatgatgatgagcaTGAAGATCAAGATTACAGGTTTCCTCCTCATGAGTATTTAGCAAGGACTCGAGGTGCCTCTTTTTCTGTTCATGAAGGGAAAGGTAGGACTTTGAAAGGCATGGACTTGCGCCGTGTGAGGAATGCAATTTGGGAGAAAGTTGGGTTTGAAGGTTAG
- the LOC126691838 gene encoding uncharacterized protein LOC126691838, producing MIMGGGERKKILVGLAVAMFLGVAVYLRLWTIDYSFSSDDSEILRRQFDLANREAMDESAEWRLKYDVEVERSTNCAKELNEIKESLENKVEDEKLAMVQKENTALLERVEALKQELEDAKLKCNLH from the exons atgATCATGgggggaggagagagaaagaaaatcttGGTGGGTTTGGCAGTGGCAATGTTTTTGGGAGTAGCAGTTTACTTGAGGCTTTGGACCATCgattattctttttcttctgatGACTCCGAAATCCTAAG AAGACAGTTTGATCTTGCAAACAGGGAAGCCATGGATGAATCTGCAGAGTGGAGGCTGAAATATGATGTGGAAGTAGAGAGGTCTACCAACTGTGCCAAAGAACTCAATGAG ATTAAGGAGTCTCTTGAGAACAAGGTGGAAGATGAGAAATTGGCAATGGTACAAAAG GAAAATACAGCCTTGCTTGAAAGGGTGGAAGCCTTAAAACAGGAGCTTGAGGATGCCAAGCTGAAGTGCAACTTGCATTAG